The DNA segment TATGAAATTGAGGGAATAATTAATACTCAGATATGCAAGCCACTAACATTGGATGTTGAAAATCAAAATATGATATACCTGGATCAAGCGACAGAACAGAAAATTCCAACAAAATGAACTATAACTCGATCAGGTAAAATCTTATATTATGTCAGTTGTAAAAACTGTGCAACTGAATCCATAGCCACTTCTGAGCAAATATAATCAAGATTACATAACCTTGCAAGAAACATCTGGCATCAAAAACTCATCAGGTGAAAAAGAACTCGATCCCCCTGAATTAATAAATGCTTTCCAGCAACAAAATTACAATAGGCAAAAAACTAGTTCGAAGACATGGGGTTGCAAGACTTGCGTAAAACAAAATCTACATTTTCTCTATTTTATGTAATCACTTGTCAACTTGCAGTGACCTCAAAATCAATGGTAAACTGATCAATCGACTTGCAATGAAATTGACGATCTCATTTGCTAGCCTCAACAAAGAACAAATTGTTATAGACTTGCAATGGAACTGACAATCTTATTTCCAGAAGCGACTACGATGCTTCTGGTCTTGCATTCTCCTGCATCATTTGGAAATACCCAGAGTAAAAATGTTAGCTAAACAGGATAAATTACTAGTGTATCAACTAAAAGCACAACAAAAACCTTAAGCCACCAACACGGAGTCAATCTTATGGGGATATACATAAACTACCCAACAACTATAATTCGACTTCACATTCCACGCCTCATGGGAATCTTTTGAAGCTCGTAACATCTAGTACAGAATATTTCAAATGCACCCAAATCCTTAAATAAAATGGTCGAAACTTGGGTTGGGGGGACAAGCAATTGTAATATCTATGAAAACCACCCCATCTGTTTCCCACTCCCAAAATCCCACTGGTATATAACCCATGTTCATAGATGGATCAGAAAACAAGACTCTAACTTCATCATCCATGCTCAAGACCGTCCCTTGTAATGTGCCACACTAACATAGAGGAAATATAACAATATCCTCAAATTtgatgcaaaaaataaaaatcctgTGAACTTTAAAATGCAATTAGACCAGAAAAGTAAAGGTGAATCAGGTTTACTTCCTGTTTCATCTTGAGTAGATATGTAAAGGAAAATGGAATAACAACAAAAGCTTAGTTTCGTCATTTACTTcaaaacaaattgaaaacaCTTCAGTCACATAACTATCTGTAAAAACATAATTGAACACGAACCAAAAGCCATCAAGAACAAGTTTGACTTGTTTACTTGTTACTAAGTTTATGTtttcattataattataaaattatatacacTGCTttcattagttttttattttaaaattgttaagaATATACTAAAAATAGTataatctttgaggtttgctaAAAGATTAAATGTTACCTCTGATGCTCTTTGGAACGCCTGATAAATTCACTGGGAATATCACATCCTTCGTAAGAGGCTAGCACTGGTCTTATATCAGATGGACTACTACGGGCAACAACTGCAAACAGATAAGGAGAAGGTAACAACTTTTATAAGAAAGTCACCACAATAATTTCAAGTATGAGTTTGTTTATAATTACATCTCAAGGGAACAGTGTTACACTCCAGGAGTGTTAtggacaaaaaaattataattcaaacaTGATCTCATTCTTCAACATATCTTAAAGGAATGCTTACACTCAAGAAATGGTATAAAATCCAAAAGGGCCGtgtcatctatatcttgctgcTGCCATGCCTTAATGGGAACACAGTTCTCATGCTGTAGGCAACTTTCCAGAGCATGACCACTTAAATAAAGGACTTTTGCTGGATTTCTGTTTAATTTAGAAAGGTCCTGCCAATCAAAGGAtcgaaaaagggaaaaaatatcaataaaagaaTATCCAGAAAACCATATGTGATGTATCACAATAAAACTCTACGTTTTCTGTTTACAATCTTCAGGTGTAAGAAAACtatatattactaatattatattatacttaTACACATAAACAGGTAATATTGCCAAGGCACTTGTTCTTATTATTTGCCATGATTGGCTGTACTCCTTCTACAGGACTTTACATATATAATTTGAGAGACAATAATATAAGAACACAAAAACATACTCTGAAGTGTTTCCCATCCTGATACTTAGTAGCTGGCCTTGATAGCCTGTATCTAATGCAGTGCTTGGTATCCAGCCTTTCAATAACAGGGTCAACAAACTGCACAAATCAACAAATGTAAGGAAATCTTATACAGGGGAGTATAGAGAATATAGAGAAAAATCAGATTACCATATTCTGTTCGTCTGTGTACACCACTATTTCGTAGAACTGGGCTAAATGTTCCAAGAAGGCATCAACTCCAGGTCTTTTGAAAGTCTGCCAACCTGTATCTCGCTACATACCATATAAAAGTAAAACTAAATATTATGGTCATATATCTACAATATGTAAGGACCACTAGCAAGAAGCAATGCAATAAGAGATCCAAAGCATTTTTTGTGACACAAAGTACAAAAAGGATTGAGGAATGTAAGCAAAGCAACACACTCTTCACTGTTGGTTGAAATTCACTAGTCTCAAAATCATTGGCTCCTACAACAGCTTAGTGCATCCCACATGAATTTCAACCAATAATAAAGAGTGAGCTGAAAAGAGAATGTGGCTGTGGTGCTGCCTGCTACCATTTCTCATAAAGGGAATTGTTACTCGAAAAAGCATAACACGATCTaccaattatattttttaccaACAAAGAAAAAGTGGGTTTGCAGTTGACATCTTACCGTCCAAATGTAGTGAATCAATGTTTCATTCAGATCAAGAACAAGTGTAAACACATGTTGCTCCTGAGGAAGCAAATCAGGAAGGAGCTTGTCTGTGTATGGTTCTGTATAACTCTAAAAACAAGCAAGAGTACCATAATTAACAAGGTAagaaatagaatttttttaaatgacaaCTGTCAACCAAAATCAGTATATTAAAAAGCAAGCACATACCCTAACTTGTTCTTCAATTAGCCTTCTTGAATCCAAATAAAGCTCTACTGCTTTAGCAGGCACTGGGGTATCACATGAAAATGAATCAGCATGTCATTAATAACAAAGGCATACATATTTATAACGAATTGGGAATTGAATACCACACCCCTCCCCCTAAAAAAAGTCCACACAATGTCAATTGGTCTCCAGTAATCCTCCTCAACAATACAACAAGTTCTCGCCCCTGCTTTCTTATTTTTCTACCCCCACACCCTTCATAGGTGGTGGCAAGAAACGTGATTATATACCACATTCTcatccatttaaaaaaaaaaatctccagTATAAGTAGGGGCATGTAATGGCTATAATTAGACAGAACCTATGGCTTATCTTAATATGAACACTAGGTTAGaataattcatttatttaaagGAACAGAGTAACACTAATACAGGATAAGTGATGTACAGACTAAAGTTCAGGGAACACACCGGTCATTGCAGTTGAATAGAGCAAACCTTGAAATTTCTGCACAAAATATGGACTAGAACATGTCACCTTACAGTATATTAAACTGAAGAAACTGATAACTATTATATAAAAATCAGTCAGAATCCAAAACTATGTAACACTAAGGTCGACTGAGAGCATTTAAAAGATGGAGAATAATAGGAACTAATCGAATGTCAATAAAGTATTTACACAAACGATGAAAAAC comes from the Phaseolus vulgaris cultivar G19833 chromosome 8, P. vulgaris v2.0, whole genome shotgun sequence genome and includes:
- the LOC137824379 gene encoding mitochondrial import inner membrane translocase subunit TIM50 gives rise to the protein MSLGILRSRAISFASKRFLCTNAASAPLPPSPSAATPRRWNFLKYAVVGTLTGAIGFSGYASYAYNLEEIEEKTRSLRESTKYTAADGATALDKFQGLLYSTAMTVPAKAVELYLDSRRLIEEQVRSYTEPYTDKLLPDLLPQEQHVFTLVLDLNETLIHYIWTRDTGWQTFKRPGVDAFLEHLAQFYEIVVYTDEQNMFVDPVIERLDTKHCIRYRLSRPATKYQDGKHFRDLSKLNRNPAKVLYLSGHALESCLQHENCVPIKAWQQQDIDDTALLDFIPFLEFVARSSPSDIRPVLASYEGCDIPSEFIRRSKEHQRRMQDQKHRSRFWK